One window of the Lutra lutra chromosome Y, mLutLut1.2, whole genome shotgun sequence genome contains the following:
- the LOC125092627 gene encoding uncharacterized protein LOC125092627 — MRSPLCLYQFWGLFFHCCGVPSSQKQWLSSLTPTIAPLTASRNIPWLVSVAETCQSVILSRWWVLSTASCLCKLKHLHSDISGITDQEDILIGKKICLHPSFDPQVGMNPVKGVIGVVLLQYPIRGEKIPLYQTHNIFWKSCYNCQYRHCRVYQYQKHNNFGTSIKTLSVKLLDLSFCLHRHIHLTKSNNLCIWSQPQEDCWVQQGSPVLCLFGKHWKLVGLVSESSMACDDPVLVIKTAPYLSWMKWFIKTSQKTLDPIFSLLCNFTPGLEHGPQDRLSLNRETAILTSHGFSLQSWKRRLGTFPLNRQRRNPPPIFFHSNSRDYFPGNRELHLQTSQISSTSQFPMIQSWTSLVTKQWDPSVMSEPWNTPTVDTSEILVISGTPKPPTPDKSIPWGLPQKNTMNYQYQTMTNSVNSWVNPLAGKIGLHTLPLVNSAISSVLFSSGIDGSQLLSGVNTVQSQVQSSRFPFHGQLLARPWLEITPDIGPWKHTVPDKTETVMQIQSTEENVGSQIHHVVDRVHTAFKPITYNLNGWVPLTVNKNEFWTHSTLNADGSLYPTVTLTLEPWFKSVLNLGGSQELIEKTNEYWSLPESKSAQLWTSSALNIPFTWIPSSSNNIKSWEKYKTSIIKASSQMDRISPLIEHDESIMVKPQIQTADTTWFLIPTITNVIKPFVQSKAVTIRPLTKPEADIVQTWTQPEAQIRKQLTQLKADKIRRWLQTKAEKIRSWIQPKFQIVRARAQNENVKDKYWTQPEADIIRSMTHTEIKTIRRENKPKAGVARSWLWTRSNQMRTSSQPDFQTLYPWTQPEVDIVRPWTQSEAGSIQPWMKPEASTFKIWTQSKVNTVTPWTRSGDDAARLWLQIQTNTVRTWSQPESQTTISWSELEADRVRSWLQTLMHTLKPWIETEIQTALFRTQPDGDIARFWTKSETNNVRHWFQTQVDTATIWTETVSQAAHPWIQSKTEIVRPWNQPVADNLRAWIQHDIYTVRPRDKLEGDKIRFWTQSESDTSPWIQPDIGIIKSGTQNEGDTSTPWAWVQAETPEVNPWVQTETETVIVSTKGEAPAINQWTEVLPDAAWAKTEFPGQKLLTYPLSHTAAQWTQPELPVASLWTQPIDDTVTQWNHDEPSEINSSTRTIVDTAVRTQAESPAVNPGIQSENDTVTSWTPDESLVINPWTKSVGDTVTQWAQGEPSEVLPRVKIAADTPWMQVESPALKPWMQSESDIVTPWIQVESPALNPWMQSESDIVKPWIQVESPAVNPWIQSETNTVLLWNQAESPAVNPWIDTIAGTGTQWTQAESLAVNSWTQPIADTVTVWTQDEPPLLHSWKKSKTHTLTTWTLTESLAGNFWRPYETDSTSLWTKGNLEVNPWAQSETDVVTAWTQAETPGINSWPQPIAEIISSWTLADSPAVNPWTDTVSDSVILSTQLESPVVNPWSQSIPDVDTLQTLTDSIALNPWTEPVSDTVIQLTQSEPPAAIQWTKTVSSTVTSFTGDEFPAIETWIDPLADILLWTQTETLVVNPWTETIASTLTSWTQTKSPTVNSLTEVVAATVIPWNQAESARVNPWMDAVAFTVSLLTHDQSPSVKTWTEGVPFTITPLTHAESLAIVSMTKGVSDAILLWNQAELPPVYPWTQSETDAIIQWTQGESLKINPWTEPDTITPWTHGESLAVNPWTDAAGDTVTQMNLVEYPSVHPWTTFEMDNVTFWTQANSEIINLLTQTIVDIVTLWTQAESPAVNPWTPSETNTVTPWTQAESATINLWTQAKTNLVTLQTHGRYPALNPWADPETNTFRSWSQVESSRVNPWTQSETDTVSPWTQAESATINLWTQPENVIVTLWIQAESLATNPWTRPENNLVTPWTQNELPEENTWTEAFSETFVPWTMGFFPTIKPWIETVSVKVIPGTKYQFSEVKLWTLELSRTLDTEIGTVKMWTQSESPSLIPRIEAIASIVPLWTQAEQLAVNQNPRADRVTKWTQTKSPSVNTWTQVQFPAINPWSQSESPEVNILTEYKSPALNPSVESEGSIGTLWTQTESPLVNPWIEPVASIVIPWTQAEYPTVSSFTQAVADTIILWAQAESLELNPWTKSIADTVTVWVLDESLRAKPWTQMLASSDKIWTQAKIVNPWSTFGIFPQFTQIQSVLVKTGTQFESDTVTALTQGQALALNPWTEIVTSRDIPWTQAVHPAVNPWTEASTSRFISWTQAVPPAVNPWTVTSTQAEPPEVNLWTEVVTFRATPWTQTIPIAINIWTEAFTSRIIPWTQAVPPAVNPWREAITSRVTPWNQIVPPAVNPWTEAITSRITPWTQVVPPAVNPWTEAITSRITPWTQVVPPTVNPWTEAITSRVTPWTQVVPPAVNPWTEAITSRITPWTQAVPLTVNPGTEAITSRITPWTQVVPPAVNPWTEAITSRITPWTQAVPLTVNPGTEAITSRVTQWTQLVPPAVNPWTEAITSSVTPWTQAVHPAINTWTEAGVSRFIPWTQAVSRALNPWIEAITSRVISWTQAVPPAVNPWTEAGTSRVTSWNQGVFPRLKLLQ; from the exons ATGAGATCTCCACTTTGCCTCTACCAGTTTTGGGGACTGTTTTTTCACTGTTGTGGTG TACCCAGTTCTCAAAAGCAGTGGTTAAGCTCATTGACCCCAACGATTGCTCCATTGACAGCATCCAGAAATATCCCATGGCTAGTGTCCGTGGCTGAAACCTGCCAGAGTGTTATTCTGAGTCGGTGGTGGGTACTCTCCACAGCCAGCTGTCTGTGTAAACT gaAACATTTGCACTCTGACATTTCAGGGATCACTGACCAAGAAGATATCTTAATTGGCAAAAAAATATGCCTGCACCCCAGTTTTGATCCACAAGTTGGAATGAATCCAGTCAAAGGAGTTATAGGAGTGGTCCTTCTTCAGTACCctattagaggggaaaaaataccaCTTTATCAGACTCACAACATCTTCTGGAAGAGCTGTTATAACTGCCAGTACAGACACTGCAGGGTATACCAATATCAGA AGCACAATAACTTTGGAACCAGTATCAAAACGCTGTCAGTTAAACTGCTGGACCTCTCATTCTGCCTCCATCGACACATCCACCTGACCAAAAGTAACAATTTATGCATCTGGAGTCAGCCACAAGAAGACTGCTGG GTACAGCAGGGTAGTCCTGTTCTCTGTCTTTTTGGCAAACACTGGAAACTGGTGGGCTTGGTCAGTGAATCCTCAATGGCCTGTGATGACCCTGTTCTTGTCATCAAGACAGCTCCATATTTATCTTGGATGAAATGGTTTATCAAGACATCCCAGAAGACACTGGATCCTATTTTTTCTCTACTCTGCAATTTTACTCCAGGGTTAGAACATGGTCCACAAGACAGGCTTAGCCTGAACAGGGAAACTGCCATTTTGACCTCCCATGGATTCTCTCTACAGTCATGGAAGAGAAGATTAGGCACTTTCCCACTGAACAGACAGCGCCGGAATCCTCCTCccatattttttcattcaaataGTAGAGACTATTTTCCAGGCAATAGAGAGTTACATCTTCAAACTAGTCAGATCTCCTCAACTAGCCAATTCCCAATGATACAATCTTGGACCTCTCTTGTTACCAAACAATGGGATCCTTCTGTTATGTCTGAGCCCTGGAATACCCCGACAGTTGATACTTCTGAAATTTTGGTTATTTCTGGAACACCAAAGCCTCCAACACCTGATAAATCTATACCCTGGGGCCTTCCTCAGAAAAATACAATGAACTATCAATACCAAACTATGACCAATTCAGTAAATTCTTGGGTTAATCCTTTAGCTGGTAAAATTGGGCTTCATACACTGCCATTAGTTAATTCTGCTATATCCAGCGTTTTGTTTTCAAGTGGCATAGATGGATCCCAACTTCTTTCTGGGGTTAATACCGTACAGTCTCAAGTTCAATCTAGTAGGTTTCCTTTTCATGGTCAACTTCTAGCTAGACCCTGGCTGGAAATTACCCCTGACATTGGACCTTGGAAACATACTGTACCTGATAAAACAGAAACAGTGATGCAGATCCAATCTACTGAAGAGAATGTTGGAAGCCAAATACACCATGTAGTTGATAGAGTTCACACTGCTTTTAAACCAATAACTTACAACTTGAATGGATGGGTTCCTTTaacagttaataaaaatgaattctggacCCATTCCACACTAAATGCAGATGGATCTCTGTATCCTACAGTAACTCTTACCTTGGAACCTTGGTTCAAGTCAGTCTTGAATTTAGGTGGATCCCAAGAACTTATAGAAAAAACTAATGAATACTGGAGTCTCCCTGAATCTAAGTCAGCTCAATTATGGACTTCCTCAGCACTTAATATTCCTTTTACCTGGATTCCATCTTCAAGCAATAATATTAAGTCTTGGGAAAAATATAAGACCAGTATTATCAAAGCATCAAGTCAAATGGATAGAATAAGTCCATTGATTGAACATGATGAGTCTATTATGGTCAAACCCCAGATTCAAACTGCAGATACAACATGGTTTTTGATACCTACTATTACAAATGTAATTAAGCCTTTTGTTCAGTCTAAAGCTGTTACAATTAGACCCTTGACTAAACCTGAAGCTGACATAGTCCAAACCTGGACCCAGCCAGAAGCccaaataagaaaacaactgactCAGCTGAAAGCAGATAAAATCAGACGATGGTTACAGACTAAAGCTGAAAAAATCAGATCCTGGATTCAGCCTAAGTTTCAAATAGTCAGAGCTAGAGCCCAGAATGAAAATGTTAAAGACAAATATTGGACCCAGCCAGAAGCAGATATAATTAGATCCATGACCcacactgaaattaaaacaatCAGACGTGAGAACAAGCCTAAAGCTGGTGTGGCCAGATCCTGGTTATGGACTAGGTCTAATCAAATGAGAACAAGTTCCCAGCCAGACTTTCAAACACTCTACCCTTGGACTCAGCCTGAAGTTGACATAGTAAGACCATGGACTCAGTCTGAAGCTGGTAGCATCCAACCATGGATGAAACCTGAAGCATCAACATTCAAAATCTGGACACAGTCTAAAGTTAATACAGTTACACCCTGGACAAGGTCTGGAGATGATGCAGCTAGACTTTGGTTGCAAATACAAACCAATACAGTCAGGACATGGAGCCAACCTGAATCTCAAACAACCATTTCCTGGTCTGAGCTTGAAGCTGATAGAGTCAGATCTTGGTTGCAAACTCTAATGCATACATTAAAACCTTGGATTGAGACAGAAATTCAGACAGCTCTCTTCAGGACCCAACCTGACGGTGACATAGCCAGGTTTTGGACTAAATCTGAGACTAACAATGTCAGACATTGGTTCCAGACTCAAGTGGACACAGCCACAATATGGACAGAGACAGTATCCCAAGCAGCCCACCCATGGATACAGTCCAAAACAGAAATAGTCAGGCCGTGGAACCAGCCTGTGGCAGACAACTTAAGAGCCTGGATACAACATGACATTTATACTGTAAGGCCCCGGGATAAGCTTGAAGGTGATAAAATTAGATTCTGGACACAGTCTGAATCTGACACAAGTCCTTGGATTCAGCCAGATATAGGTATAATCAAATCTGGGACACAAAATGAAGGGGATACATCGACACCATGGGCATGGGTGCAGGCTGAGACTCCAGAAGTTAATCCTTGGGTTCAGACTGAAACTGAAACAGTTATAGTCTCAACCAAGGGAGAAGCTCCAGCAATTAATCAATGGACAGAGGTTTTACCTGATGCTGCATGGGCAAAGACTGAATTTCCAGGACAAAAGCTCTTGACATATCCTTTGTCTCATACAGCTGCACAGTGGACTCAGCCTGAACTGCCAGTGGCCAGTCTCTGGACACAACCTATAGATGATACAGTCACTCAGTGGAACCATGATGAACCTTCAGAAATAAATTCCTCAACGAGGACTATAGTTGATACAGCCGTGAGGACACAAGCTGAATCTCCAGCAGTGAATCCCGGGATACAGTCTGAAAATGATACAGTCACATCATGGACCCCGGATGAATCCCTAGTAATAAATCCTTGGACAAAGTCTGTAGGTGATACAGTCACACAGTGGGCCCAGGGTGAACCTTCAGAAGTACTTCCTCGGGTAAAAATTGCAGCTGATACACCATGGATGCAGGTGGAATCCCCAGCACTAAAACCCTGGATGCAGTCTGAAAGTGATATAGTCACTCCATGGATACAGGTTGAATCCCCAGCACTAAACCCCTGGATGCAGTCTGAAAGTGATATAGTCAAACCATGGATACAGGTTGAGTCCCCAGCAGTAAATCCCTGGATACAGTCTGAAACTAACACTGTCCTACTATGGAATCAGGCTGAATCTCCAGCAGTCAATCCCTGGATAGATACTATAGCTGGGACAGGCACTCAGTGGACCCAAGCTGAATCTCTAGCAGTAAATTCTTGGACACAGCCTATAGCTGATACAGTCACAGTGTGGACTCAGGATGAGCCTCCATTATTACATTCCTGGAAAAAGTCTAAAACCCATACACTTACAACATGGACTCTGACAGAATCTTTAGCAGGAAATTTCTGGAGACCATATGAAACTGATAGTACCTCATTGTGGACCAAGGGAAATCTAGAAGTAAATCCTTGGGCACAATCTGAAACTGATGTAGTCACAGCTTGGACCCAGGCAGAAACTCCTGGAATAAATTCATGGCCACAACCTATAGCTGAAATAATTTCATCATGGACTCTGGCTGATTCTCCAGCAGTAAATCCCTGGACAGATACTGTGTCTGATAGTGTTATACTGTCGACCCAGCTTGAATCTCCAGTAGTAAATCCATGGTCACAATCTATTCCTGATGTGGACACACTGCAGACCCTGACTGATTCCATAGCATTAAATCCCTGGACAGAGCCTGTATCCGATACTGTTATACAGTTGACCCAGAGTGAACCTCCAGCAGCAATTCAGTGGACAAAAACTGTATCCAGTACAGTTACATCATTTACTGGGGATGAATTTCCTGCAATAGAGACCTGGATAGACCCTTTGGCTGATATATTATTGTGGACCCAGACTGAAACTCTAGTAGTAAATCCCTGGACAGAGACTATAGCTTCCACTCTCACATCATGGACCCAGACAAAATCACCAACAGTAAATTCACTGACAGAGGTTGTAGCTGCCACAGTAATACCATGGAATCAGGCTGAATCTGCAAGAGTAAATCCCTGGATGGATGCTGTAGCTTTCACAGTATCACTGTTGACTCACGATCAATCTCCATCAGTGAAAACCTGGACAGAGGGTGTACCTTTCACAATCACACCACTAACTCATGCTGAATCTCTGGCAATAGTGTCTATGACAAAGGGAGTATCTGATGCAATCTTATTGTGGAACCAAGCTGAATTACCTCCAGTATATCCTTGGACACAGTCTGAAACTGATGCAATCATACAGTGGACTCAgggtgaatctttaaaaataaatccttggaCAGAACCTGACACAATAACACCATGGACTCATGGTGAGTCCCTAGCAGTAAATCCTTGGACAGATGCTGCAGGTGACACAGTAACACAAATGAACCTAGTTGAATATCCTTCAGTACATCCTTGGACAACATTTGAAATGGATAATGTCACATTCTGGACCCAGGCAAATTCTGAAATCATAAATCTATTGACACAGACTATAGTTGATATAGTCACACTGTGGACCCAGGCTGAATCTCCTGCAGTGAATCCCTGGACACCATCTGAAACTAACACAGTCACACCATGGACCCAGGCTGAATCTGCTACAATAAATCTCTGGACCCAGGCCAAAACTAATCTAGTCACACTGCAGACCCATGGTAGATATCCGGCATTAAATCCCTGGGCAGATCCAGAAACTAACACATTtagatcatggtctcaggttgAGTCTTCAAGAGTAAATCCATGGACACAGTCTGAAACTGACACAGTCTCACCATGGACCCAAGCTGAATCTGCTACTATAAATCTCTGGACACAACCTGAAAATGTTATAGTCACACTGTGGATCCAGGCTGAATCTCTTGCAACAAATCCCTGGACACGGCCTGAAAATAACTTAGTCACACCATGGACCCAGAATGAATTGCCAGAAGAAAACACCTGGACAGAGGCTTTTTCTGAAACATTCGTACCATGGACTATGGGATTTTTTCCAACCATAAAGCCCTGGATAGAGACTGTATCTGTTAAAGTCATACCAGGAACCAAATATCAATTTTCAGAAGTAAAACTTTGGACACTGGAGTTGTCTAGAACATTGGACACTGAGATAGGTACAGTCAAAATGTGGACTCAGTCAGAATCTCCATCCTTAATTCCCAGGATAGAAGCTATAGCTTCCATAGTCCCACTGTGGACTCAGGCTGAACAACTAGCTGTAAATCAAAACCCTAGAGCTGATAGGGTCACAAAATGGACACAGACTAAATCTCCATCAGTAAATACTTGGACTCAGGTTCAGTTTCCAGCCATAAATCCATGGTCACAGTCTGAATCACCAGAAGTAAATATCTTAACAGAGTACAAATCTCCAGCCCTAAACCCATCAGTTGAATCTGAGGGTAGTATAGGCACATTGTGGACTCAGACTGAATCTCCATTAGTAAATCCTTGGATAGAGCCTGTGGCTTCCATAGTCATTCCATGGACACAAGCTGAATATCCAACTGTAAGTTCATTTACACAGGCTGTAGCTGATACAATTATACTGTGGGCTCAAGCTGAATCTCTAGAATTAAATCCCTGGACAAAGTCTATAGCAGATACAGTCACAGTGTGGGTCCTGGATGAATCTTTAAGAGCAAAACCTTGGACACAGATGTTAGCTTCATCAGATAAAATTTGGACCCAAGCCAAAATAGTAAATCCATGGTCTACTTTCGGAATATTTCCACAATTCACCCAAATTCAATCTGTACTGGTTAAAACTGGAACACAATTTGAGAGTGACACAGTCACAGCATTAACTCAGGGTCAGGCTCTTGCTCTGAATCCCTGGACAGAGATTGTGACTTCCAGAGACATTCCATGGACACAAGCTGTACATCCAGCAGTAAATCCCTGGACAGAGGCTAGTACATCCAGATTTATTTCATGGACCCAAGCTGTGCCTCCAGCAGTAAATCCCTGGACTGTCACTTCCACCCAAGCTGAACCTCCAGAAGTAAATCTCTGGACAGAGGTTGTCACTTTTAGAGCCACTCCATGGACCCAAACTATACCTATAGCAATAAATATCTGGACAGAGGCTTTCACTTCTAGAATCATTCCATGGACGCAAGCTGTACCTCCAGCAGTAAATCCCTGGAGAGAAGCTATCACTTCCAGAGTCACTCCATGGAACCAAATTGTACCTCCAGCAGTAAATCCCTGGACAGAGGCCATCACTTCCAGAATCACTCCATGGACCCAAGTTGTACCTCCAGCAGTAAATCCCTGGACAGAGGCCATCACTTCCAGAATCACTCCATGGACCCAAGTTGTACCTCCAACTGTAAATCCCTGGACAGAGGCCATCACTTCTAGAGTCACTCCATGGACCCAAGTTGTACCTCCAGCAGTCAATCCCTGGACAGAGGCCATCACTTCCAGAATCACTCCATGGACCCAAGCTGTACCTCTAACTGTAAATCCTGGGACAGAGGCCATCACTTCCAGAATCACTCCATGGACCCAAGTTGTACCTCCAGCAGTCAATCCCTGGACAGAGGCCATCACTTCCAGAATCACTCCATGGACCCAAGCTGTACCTCTAACTGTAAATCCTGGGACAGAGGCCATCACTTCCAGAGTCACTCAATGGACCCAACTTGTACCTCCAGCAGTAAATCCCTGGACAGAGGCCATCACTTCCAGTGTCACTCCATGGACCCAAGCTGTACATCCAGCAATAAATACCTGGACAGAGGCTGGTGTATCCAGATTCATTCCATGGACCCAAGCTGTATCTCGAGCATTAAATCCCTGGATAGAGGCTATCACTTCCAGAGTTATATCATGGACCCAAGCTGTACCTCCAGCAGTAAATCCCTGGACAGAGGCTGGTACATCTAGAGTCACATCATGGAACCAAGGTGTGTTTCCA AGACTAAAGCTTCTACAGTGA